In Oceanobacillus sp. FSL K6-2867, one DNA window encodes the following:
- a CDS encoding DUF896 domain-containing protein → MIDLLPRINELAKKQREEGLTNAEKVEQQVLREDYLRAIRGQVLHTFSGMKVLDPLGNDVTPLKVHRLKVKGQKDL, encoded by the coding sequence ATGATTGACTTGTTACCAAGAATTAATGAGTTAGCAAAGAAACAGCGTGAAGAAGGACTGACCAATGCTGAAAAAGTTGAGCAGCAGGTCCTTCGAGAAGATTATTTACGTGCCATTCGTGGCCAAGTGCTCCACACTTTTTCAGGAATGAAAGTGCTGGATCCACTGGGTAATGATGTCACCCCTTTAAAAGTTCATCGTTTAAAGGTTAAAGGTCAAAAGGATTTATAA
- a CDS encoding cysteine hydrolase family protein has protein sequence MAKEALLIVDMSNDFVADDGTLTVGKPAQEIVPYIKDLATKFLEGGEMVVVSMDAHQPNDPHFELWPSHNVEGTKGQQLYGDLYDWFQNNKDNKNLIYSPKTNYNAFFKTDLAETLKNSGVEKVHTVGVTTDICDFLTVSGADAEGFKTAIHKRGIATFTDLGETMVNHMMRCFHTEVIE, from the coding sequence TTGGCTAAAGAAGCTTTGTTAATCGTAGATATGAGCAATGATTTTGTAGCAGACGATGGAACATTAACTGTTGGCAAGCCCGCACAAGAAATAGTACCTTATATTAAGGATCTGGCGACAAAATTTTTAGAAGGTGGGGAAATGGTTGTTGTATCAATGGATGCACATCAGCCAAATGATCCACACTTTGAATTATGGCCGTCCCATAATGTTGAAGGTACTAAAGGACAACAATTATACGGGGATTTATATGATTGGTTTCAAAATAATAAGGATAATAAAAACCTGATTTATTCCCCAAAAACAAACTATAATGCATTCTTTAAAACAGATTTAGCTGAAACCTTAAAGAATTCAGGAGTAGAAAAAGTTCATACAGTTGGAGTAACCACAGATATCTGTGACTTTTTAACGGTTTCGGGAGCAGATGCAGAAGGGTTCAAAACGGCTATTCATAAACGGGGTATCGCAACATTTACGGATCTTGGAGAGACAATGGTAAACCATATGATGCGTTGCTTCCATACTGAAGTTATTGAATAA